Proteins encoded together in one Anguilla anguilla isolate fAngAng1 chromosome 9, fAngAng1.pri, whole genome shotgun sequence window:
- the LOC118236367 gene encoding G-protein coupled receptor 151-like — MDQSLQQSVNISQTNSSMDRHSVFEGDSQDLFHSQELKLLIPTIVGIICVVGFTGNMMAVAVLVSNALKSKLTLINGLILNLALADGLVLAFAAPFKGASYTRAGWTLGWFVCKTCDGFLNSCMAAKSFTIAAMAKSCYRYVSNPGKQVNIRQKAVLTALLFTWLSACLVSLPHWMFTTLQRDGEGHGDELACVQAVPDFARDAMAVYVKAYPLVAFCGPLTFALLCFWRAYGRCQRRSSKTQNLRTQIRSRQLTVMLFSLTVATAILWLPQWVSWVWARHAEENGAPPPPPLFAVSAELLMFSISLVNPLLVLTLSEEFRDGYAGLWRRFTLRKTPPPKSKMGPHTPSAPRSPCPRPEPAGHPPPHAADRAEQPKRDRDRDQDPKPRAEDPDSPTNKDGIVLPDLEQFWHERETGSTAPENDPIPWEHQNQAEVTQER; from the coding sequence ATGGATCAATCGCTACAGCAAAGCGTGAATATTAGCCAGACGAACAGCTCTATGGACAGGCACTCAGTCTTCGAAGGGGACAGTCAGGATTTATTTCATTCCCAGGAATTGAAATTACTGATACCGACCATTGTAGGGATCATTTGTGTGGTGGGCTTTACCGGGAACATGATGGCGGTGGCCGTCCTGGTCAGCAACGCCCTCAAGAGCAAACTGACCCTCATCAACGGCCTCATCCTCAACCTGGCGCTGGCCGACGGGCTGGTGCTGGCGTTCGCTGCCCCCTTCAAGGGCGCCTCGTACACCCGGGCCGGCTGGACCCTGGGCTGGTTCGTCTGCAAGACCTGCGACGGGTTCCTCAACTCCTGCATGGCGGCAAAGAGCTTCACCATCGCCGCCATGGCCAAGTCCTGCTACCGCTACGTCAGCAACCCCGGCAAGCAGGTGAACATCCGGCAGAAGGCCGTGCTCACCGCCCTGCTCTTCACCTGGCTGTCCGCCTGCCTGGTGTCCCTGCCGCACTGGATGTTCACCACCCTGCAGCGGGACGGGGAAGGGCATGGGGACGAGCTGGCGTGCGTCCAGGCTGTGCCCGACTTCGCCCGCGACGCCATGGCGGTGTACGTGAAGGCGTACCCGCTGGTGGCCTTCTGCGGACCCCTCACCTTTGCCCTCCTCTGCTTCTGGCGGGCATACGGGCGGTGCCAGCGGCGGTCCAGCAAGACCCAGAACCTGCGCACCCAGATTCGGTCCCGCCAGCTGACCGTCATGCTCTTCAGCCTGACGGTCGCCACGGCGATCCTGTGGCTGCCGCAGTGGGTGTCGTGGGTCTGGGCGCGGCACGCGGAGGAGAacggggccccgcccccgccgccgctcTTCGCCGTCTCTGCCGAGCTGCTCATGTTCTCCATCTCGCTGGTCAACCCGCTGCTGGTGCTGACGCTCTCTGAGGAGTTCCGCGACGGCTACGCCGGGCTCTGGCGGCGCTTCACACTCCGGAAGACGCCGCCCCCCAAAAGCAAGATGGGCCCGCACACGCCCTCCGCGCCCCggtccccctgcccccgccccgaGCCCGCTGGACACCCACCTCCACACGCCGCCGACAGGGCGGAGCAGCCCAAacgggaccgggaccgggaccaGGACCCCAAACCGCGGGCCGAGGACCCGGACAGCCCCACCAACAAGGACGGCATCGTCCTGCCGGACCTGGAGCAGTTCTGGCACGAGCGCGAGACGGGCTCCACAGCGCCGGAGAACGACCCGATTCCCTGGGAGCACCAGAACCAGGCAGAGGTAACCCAGGAGCGCTGA